A single region of the Acidobacteriota bacterium genome encodes:
- a CDS encoding DUF3604 domain-containing protein: protein MLNRRRFATRPVLLAPLALALVAQGCTTQDSGDYLTPELRQRVEALKLEAPESTEDVAVLSERLDTLWQWANAYSLTGGPIPDVFPQLLANANRSLRGLGGGATIPVPRIPEFIRLYTREFQIKDEHPGAVGTLTLDPPGPFRAGDQVTIRQIYTVGTLGMAEGGGILVRAARRGGIQAEDPAGPNYVTVGSSNPDATFTSGEPWGEWFGMHFSAGRGQVSPGVPRTVLQFRLGGTALAEGDTITITYGDTSGGGPGYTLQETSNDQVILHVYADIEGTGDLFRPAWPSFEVLGREEVRYVNAVAPSIVAPGEPFTLAVRAEDRMKNPSSGVMPALDVLLDGEPFRTIAAGSPAISLLENVSLAEPGVYRFSVRNEDGSIRATSNPVRVEDDPEARVYWGETHGHTAFAEGQGSPDGYYRFGRDVARLDFLSLSEHDIWMDDSEWRKLQELVEEYRIEGEFTTILGFEWTSRSPLGGHHNVFFRDTPGRSRVPNQKAPLLDELYAGLRDQNSADDVLVIPHAHQPGDWTNSDPDMERLVEIQSGHGTFDWFGNKYLQNGFEVGFIGASDNHNGHPGYSGAGNRQLGGLAAVYAPENNADAIFSALRDRAAYSTTGERIILEATLNGARMGTRQEDATVRRIDCRVHGTAPVDEIDVIKNGAIVYTRRYLESALSEDARVQITFESSTEIHTERTPPRGGRPWKGAILVAGAELVDYDDPWFIQPATYRVARSAEDRNRIDFDFPTRGRPKSLVLELRGAGPDTVITVEMETTTESRGSGGYVRVPQELPANTVRFRLGDLKGQVERHEYQVLEHIDALSAQIVTEGRALDQEFSFTDQGEVQSGDYYYLRVRQIDGSMAWSSPFWVGESSG from the coding sequence ATGTTGAATCGACGCCGCTTCGCAACCCGCCCCGTGCTCCTCGCTCCGCTCGCTCTGGCGCTGGTCGCCCAGGGCTGCACCACCCAGGACTCCGGCGACTACCTGACACCCGAGCTGCGGCAACGCGTCGAGGCGCTGAAGCTGGAAGCGCCCGAGAGCACCGAAGACGTCGCCGTCCTGAGCGAGCGACTCGACACGCTGTGGCAGTGGGCGAACGCGTACTCCCTCACCGGCGGACCGATCCCCGACGTCTTCCCCCAGCTTCTCGCGAATGCGAACCGCTCACTTCGCGGGCTGGGGGGCGGGGCGACGATTCCGGTGCCGAGGATCCCCGAGTTCATCCGCCTCTACACCCGGGAGTTCCAGATCAAGGACGAGCACCCGGGAGCGGTCGGCACGCTGACGCTCGACCCGCCGGGTCCGTTCCGCGCCGGCGACCAGGTGACGATCCGGCAGATCTACACCGTCGGCACGCTCGGGATGGCGGAGGGCGGCGGCATCCTGGTGCGGGCTGCACGGCGGGGAGGGATTCAGGCCGAGGATCCGGCTGGCCCGAACTACGTCACGGTCGGGAGTTCGAATCCGGACGCGACGTTCACCTCCGGCGAACCCTGGGGCGAATGGTTCGGCATGCACTTCAGCGCCGGACGCGGCCAGGTCAGCCCCGGCGTGCCGCGGACCGTGCTGCAGTTTCGCCTCGGCGGCACGGCTCTCGCAGAAGGCGACACGATCACCATCACCTACGGCGACACGTCGGGCGGGGGACCCGGATACACCCTGCAGGAAACCTCCAACGACCAGGTGATCCTGCACGTCTACGCCGACATCGAGGGAACGGGCGACCTGTTCCGGCCGGCCTGGCCTTCGTTCGAGGTCCTGGGGCGCGAGGAGGTCCGCTACGTCAACGCCGTGGCCCCGTCGATCGTGGCGCCGGGCGAGCCCTTCACCCTCGCCGTCCGCGCCGAGGATCGGATGAAGAATCCGTCGTCCGGCGTCATGCCCGCGCTCGACGTGCTGCTGGACGGTGAGCCGTTCCGGACGATCGCCGCCGGCAGTCCGGCGATCTCGCTGCTAGAGAACGTAAGCCTCGCCGAACCCGGCGTCTACCGCTTCTCCGTTCGGAACGAGGACGGCTCCATCCGGGCGACCAGCAATCCCGTCCGCGTCGAGGACGATCCCGAAGCCCGCGTCTACTGGGGCGAGACGCACGGCCACACCGCCTTCGCCGAAGGCCAGGGCTCGCCGGATGGCTACTACCGCTTCGGGCGCGACGTGGCGCGGCTGGACTTCCTGAGCCTCTCCGAGCACGACATCTGGATGGACGACAGCGAGTGGAGGAAGCTGCAGGAACTGGTCGAGGAGTACCGGATCGAAGGCGAGTTCACAACGATCCTCGGCTTCGAATGGACCTCGCGCTCGCCGCTCGGCGGCCACCACAACGTGTTCTTCCGCGACACGCCCGGCCGCAGCCGCGTGCCGAACCAGAAGGCTCCCCTCCTCGACGAGCTCTACGCCGGTCTGCGCGATCAGAACAGCGCCGACGACGTGCTGGTCATCCCCCACGCCCACCAGCCCGGCGACTGGACGAACAGCGATCCCGACATGGAGCGTCTTGTGGAGATCCAGTCCGGCCATGGCACGTTCGACTGGTTCGGCAACAAGTACCTGCAGAACGGCTTCGAGGTCGGCTTCATCGGCGCCTCCGACAACCACAACGGCCATCCCGGGTACTCCGGGGCCGGCAACCGGCAACTGGGCGGTCTGGCGGCCGTGTACGCGCCCGAGAACAACGCGGACGCGATCTTCAGCGCGCTCCGCGACCGGGCCGCCTACTCGACGACCGGCGAGCGCATCATCCTCGAAGCGACGCTCAACGGCGCTCGCATGGGCACCCGCCAGGAGGACGCCACGGTCCGGCGGATCGACTGCCGGGTCCACGGCACGGCGCCCGTCGACGAGATCGACGTGATCAAGAACGGCGCGATCGTCTACACGCGGAGATACCTGGAGAGCGCGCTCTCCGAGGACGCGCGCGTGCAGATCACCTTCGAGTCGTCGACCGAGATCCATACTGAACGTACGCCGCCGCGCGGCGGCCGACCCTGGAAGGGGGCGATCCTCGTCGCCGGGGCGGAACTCGTCGACTACGACGATCCCTGGTTCATACAGCCCGCGACCTATCGAGTTGCCCGCAGCGCGGAAGACCGCAACCGGATCGACTTCGACTTCCCTACCCGCGGACGCCCGAAGTCCCTGGTCCTGGAACTCCGCGGCGCGGGGCCCGACACGGTGATCACCGTCGAGATGGAGACCACGACCGAGTCCCGCGGCTCGGGCGGCTATGTGCGCGTGCCCCAGGAACTGCCCGCGAACACGGTCCGCTTCCGCCTGGGCGACCTCAAGGGCCAGGTCGAGCGCCACGAGTACCAGGTGCTGGAGCACATCGACGCGCTCTCCGCCCAGATCGTGACCGAGGGACGGGCACTCGACCAGGAGTTCAGCTTCACCGACCAGGGCGAGGTCCAGTCCGGCGACTACTACTACCTGCGGGTGCGTCAGATCGACGGCAGCATGGCCTGGTCGAGCCCCTTCTGGGTCGGCGAAAGCTCCGGGTAG
- a CDS encoding DJ-1/PfpI family protein: MTKLASAFATVVVLATVFAIPAAGQSDAPSYDPPLDIGVVLYDGAEPLDVFGPVEMWLNVGPGLIRVHLIADSARSVALTTTTYPAEMAPKVEAQYGYDDAPPLDVIMVPGGIGTLREVENQQLLDFIAERAAEVQLTTSVCTGSAILAKAGVLDGLPATGNKAFFSYIAGFGPETEWVEEARWVDAGHVMTSSGVSAGIDMSLAVVARFFGQDAARMLAQATEYEWNEDAGRDPFVGNLDSAMPYLERLEAAAGESSGSGS, translated from the coding sequence ATGACGAAACTTGCTTCAGCGTTCGCGACCGTTGTCGTCCTCGCGACCGTGTTCGCCATCCCGGCCGCGGGGCAGTCTGATGCTCCCTCGTACGACCCGCCGCTCGACATCGGTGTCGTCCTGTACGACGGCGCCGAGCCGCTCGACGTCTTCGGGCCGGTCGAGATGTGGCTCAACGTGGGGCCGGGCCTGATCCGCGTCCACCTGATCGCGGACTCCGCCCGTTCGGTCGCTCTGACCACGACGACCTATCCGGCTGAGATGGCTCCGAAGGTGGAGGCCCAGTACGGCTACGACGACGCTCCGCCGCTCGACGTGATCATGGTGCCGGGCGGTATCGGCACACTCCGGGAAGTCGAGAACCAGCAGTTGCTGGACTTCATCGCTGAACGCGCCGCCGAGGTCCAGCTCACCACCTCCGTCTGCACCGGCTCCGCCATCCTCGCCAAGGCCGGCGTCCTCGACGGCCTGCCGGCGACAGGAAACAAGGCCTTCTTCAGCTACATCGCCGGCTTCGGTCCCGAGACCGAGTGGGTGGAGGAAGCCCGCTGGGTCGATGCCGGCCACGTGATGACGTCCTCCGGCGTTTCCGCCGGCATCGACATGAGTCTGGCCGTCGTCGCCCGCTTCTTCGGTCAGGACGCCGCGCGGATGCTGGCCCAGGCCACCGAGTACGAGTGGAACGAGGACGCGGGCCGGGACCCGTTCGTCGGGAACCTTGACTCGGCCATGCCGTACCTGGAGCGCCTGGAGGCGGCCGCCGGGGAGTCGTCCGGTTCGGGATCCTGA
- a CDS encoding superoxide dismutase family protein produces the protein MRTNCRKTTILPLTAVAMLSLGGAAVVSAQNLEEDFAAATAGAAAAGRAVLYSCDIPTNRVGFGYLQERPSEEGVKAVDIYLRLYANTGITRGKHAVHIHETASCNPCGTAGGHFDPGPNSNTSPDGNHPFHAGDLTNMTLDRQGRGYHMVTTTRVTLSDGPLSVFDEDGSAFIIHTNPDSYCPEGEAAGCAGGSRAACGVITPYP, from the coding sequence ATGCGCACGAACTGCCGCAAGACGACGATCCTTCCGCTCACTGCCGTCGCCATGCTCTCGCTCGGCGGAGCCGCCGTCGTGTCCGCCCAGAACCTTGAAGAGGACTTCGCCGCCGCCACTGCAGGTGCGGCGGCGGCCGGACGGGCCGTCCTCTACAGTTGCGACATTCCGACGAACCGTGTCGGCTTCGGCTATCTACAGGAACGGCCTTCGGAAGAAGGCGTCAAGGCGGTCGACATCTATCTCCGCCTGTACGCCAACACCGGCATCACCCGAGGCAAGCACGCGGTCCACATCCACGAAACCGCGTCGTGCAATCCGTGTGGCACCGCGGGCGGGCACTTCGACCCCGGCCCCAACTCGAATACCAGCCCGGACGGCAACCACCCGTTCCACGCCGGTGACCTGACGAACATGACCCTGGACCGCCAGGGCCGCGGCTACCACATGGTGACGACAACGCGGGTGACCCTCTCCGACGGTCCGCTCTCCGTGTTCGACGAAGACGGCAGCGCCTTCATCATCCACACGAACCCCGACTCCTACTGCCCCGAAGGCGAGGCGGCCGGCTGCGCAGGCGGTTCCCGAGCGGCCTGCGGCGTGATCACACCCTACCCCTAG